The Persephonella sp. KM09-Lau-8 nucleotide sequence CTGTTATAAATGCAAGTTTTCCCTCAAGCTCTCTACAGGCCATTTATATCCTCCTTTAGTGATGCTGGTGTTTTTTAAGTTCTTCTAAAAATTTCTGTAAGAGAGTGTCTCCGTGATACCCCTCTTCCACAAGACTAAGGAAAATTCTCATCTCATCCTCATTAGGTTCTCTACCTAAAATATCAATTATTTTTTCAAATTCAACAAAAGTATCCTTTTCCCAGCCTTCTCCAAAGATTTCTCCATCTGTCACTGCAAGGGGGTCTTCAACTTTTGCTTTTAGGGCTTCTTTATATCCAAGGATAAACATAATTACCATCAGCACTAAAAAAACAGCTGCAATAATAACAGACAGGATTAACTCCATTTCTACCCTCCTTAATTAAAATCTCTCAGCTTTTCAAGAATCTGGTATGCCTTTTTAGAATAAATGGTTTCCTTTGCAAGTTCAATACCTTCTTTGATATTATCTACAATTCCTACCACCTTCAGGGCAAAAGCAGCATTTATTGCAACAAAATCTGTTTTAGGAGAGTTATCCTTTCCTTCAAGAATTGAAAGGGCAATTTTCAGATTATACCCAAGGTCTCCACCCTGAATATCCTGTAGAGAGGCTGATTTAAGTCCAAAATCTTCCGGTCTTACAGTATAGATATTTATTTCACCTTCATTCACTTCTCCTACAAGGGTTTCTCCTGTTATTGATACCTCATCAAGTCCTTCCATACCGTGAACCACAAATGCCTTCTCTATGCCAAGATTTACTAAAACTCTGGATAAAGGTTCAATAAGCTTTTGGTCATAAACCCCCATAAGCTGATATTTCGCTTCAGCTGGATTTGAAAGGGGACCCAGTATATTAAAAATAGTTCTGACTCCTATCTCCCTTCTTTGTCTAATTACATTTTTCATTGCAGGATGGTAGATAGGTGCAAATAAAAATGCCAGTCCGATTTCTTCAAGGGCTTTTGCTGCTTTTTCCGGAGGCATTTCTATATTGATACCAAGGGCTTCCATTATATCTGCACTGCCACATTTTGAGGAAACTGACCTGTTTCCATGTTTTGCAACTTTTGCTCCTGCTCCTGCAACAACAAATGCAGTTATTGTAGATACATTAAAGGTGTTTACCTTATCTCCACCAGTCCCGCAGGTATCAACAAGATTTGATTTATCTTTGACAGGGACTTTAACTGCATTTTGCCTCATTATTTTTGCAGCAGAGGATATTTCATCTACTGTCTCACCTTTCATTTTGAGTCCAACAAGGACAGCACCTATCTGAGCATCAGTTAACTCACCCTTCATAAGAAGGGAAAACAGCTTCTCAGTTTCTTCAGGAGTCAAATCCTTAAATTCAGTGATTTTTTTTATCAGCTCTTTAATCATTTTTTCCCCTACTGTAGAGATTTATCTAAATACTCTATAGATGCCTGCTGTCTGAGCTTTTTAAGCTGTATTTCAAACTCTTTTTTAAGCTGTTTTTGAATTTCTTCTCCTTTAGGTGGTTGTTGAACCATTTTGTTCTCTTCTTTTTCAATATAAACAAAATAAATTCCCTTTTTATCAGGCACTTCAAATATATCCCCTACTTTGTGCTGCCATATTCTTTCATCAAGGGAGGATACCAGGTCGCCCTTTTTGACTTCTCCCAGTAAACCTCCTTTTTCTGCTGTTAAAGGGTCATCGGAGTATTTTTTTGCCATTTCTGCAAAATTTTCAGGTGTAAGTTTTTCTTTAATCAGATTGTATTTTTCCTTAAAGTCAGGCTTCTGGCTTGAGAGAAATATTATTCTGATTTTTCTGAGTTTTTCTTCCTTACCTTCCTTAATTCCACCAAACATACTTCTACGCAAATAAATCTGAATGTATCTCTGAACAAGGAGTTCTCTTTTTACAAGGTCTTTAAACTCACTAAAGGATATATTCTGGCTTTCAAGCTTTTTCTTAAATTCTTCTATGCTGTTTATCCCATTTGCCTTTGCCATTCTGAGAATTGCCTGATTTATCTCATCTGAGGAAACTCTCACTCCATATTTTTCTGCCGCCTGTGCAACAAGTATCTGGTCTATCAGTTTTTGGGCTGCCTGTTTTTTGTCTGTTGTTCCAAACCACTGCATTGCCAGTTCCAGTTCTGACTGGAGAACAGGATATCCGTTTACCACCATAACTATTCTGTCAAAAAGCTGGATATTATCCTTTGCAGGAGCAAGCCCTATAAAAAGTAGCACCAATAGGATTATTAATCTATTTTTCATGTTTCTTTTTCCTTTTTTCTGCATAATTTTCTATTATCTTTTGCTGGTTTCTTTCTATAGCAAGAGCTTTGTCTGGAACATCCTTGGTTATTACTGAGCCTGATCCTGTTATTGCTTCTTCTCCTATTGTTACAGGAGCAACAAGCATAGTATCGCTGCCGATAAAGGCTTTGTCTTTTATTACAGTTTTATGCTTCTGGAAACCATCATAATTGCATGTTATTGTTCCTGCCCCAATATTTACATCCTTTCCTATCTCTGCATCACCAAGATAAGTAAGATGTTTGGCTGCTGTATTTTCTCCTATTGTGGAGTTTTTTATCTCTACAAAATTGCCTATCTGGGCATTTTGTTTTATAACAGAATTGTTTCTGATTCTTGCGTATGGCCCAATAACAGCATTGTCTTCTATTACCGAGTCTTCTATTATTGAACCTTTCAGGATTTTCACATTTTTGCCTATTTTAGAGTTTATAATAGTAGCATTTTCTTCTATTACAGTATCTTCCCCTATTGTTGTCCTGCCTTTCAGGGATACACCTTGATATATCTCAACATCTGGAGATAATTCCACATCAAACTCTATATAAACTGTTTCAGGATTGTGAAATGTGGTTCCTGCATAAGACCAGAACTGGAGATATTTCATCCTGAGAATATTTTCTGCTTTTGCTAAATCCCATCTATCGTTAACTCCAATAAACTGGGTATAATCTGGCACCAGAAGCGCATAAACCTCTTTGCCCATCTCATTTAGAAGCTGTATCACATCTGTAAGATAGTATTCTTTCTGTGCGTTGTTATTTTCCAGTTTATCTATCACCTGTTTCAGATAAGGGGCATAGAATAGATAAATTCCTGTGTTTATCTCGTTTATCTGCTGTTCTTCATGGGTAGCATCCTTTTCTTCAACTATTTTTATTATTCTGTGGTTTTTGTCTTTTATGATTCTCCCATATCCCAGTGGATTTGGAACTATGGTTGTTATTACAACACCTGCAATATTCTCATTTCGGTAGTTGGGGTCAACATTTCCCTCAACAAAAGCCCCTTCAAATTTGAGTAAAGCCTCCATATACTTAACTGCATTTTTTAATGTTTCCCCTTCAACAAGTGGAAGGTCTCCATTAAGAATCATTACTATCCCATCAAAGTTTTCCCAGTAAGGTTTGGTCTGGGCTACAGCATGACCTGTTCCCAGTTGTTCTTCCTGTTCTACGTAAACACAATTAAGGCAGTTTATTGCTTTAATTACCTGCTGTTTTTCATGGCCTACAACATATATAATTTTCTCTGGATTACTCCATCGTGCAGCAAGGGAAACATAATGAATCATAGGTTTCCCAAGGATTTTA carries:
- a CDS encoding peptidylprolyl isomerase, translating into MKNRLIILLVLLFIGLAPAKDNIQLFDRIVMVVNGYPVLQSELELAMQWFGTTDKKQAAQKLIDQILVAQAAEKYGVRVSSDEINQAILRMAKANGINSIEEFKKKLESQNISFSEFKDLVKRELLVQRYIQIYLRRSMFGGIKEGKEEKLRKIRIIFLSSQKPDFKEKYNLIKEKLTPENFAEMAKKYSDDPLTAEKGGLLGEVKKGDLVSSLDERIWQHKVGDIFEVPDKKGIYFVYIEKEENKMVQQPPKGEEIQKQLKKEFEIQLKKLRQQASIEYLDKSLQ
- the trpD gene encoding anthranilate phosphoribosyltransferase — its product is MIKELIKKITEFKDLTPEETEKLFSLLMKGELTDAQIGAVLVGLKMKGETVDEISSAAKIMRQNAVKVPVKDKSNLVDTCGTGGDKVNTFNVSTITAFVVAGAGAKVAKHGNRSVSSKCGSADIMEALGINIEMPPEKAAKALEEIGLAFLFAPIYHPAMKNVIRQRREIGVRTIFNILGPLSNPAEAKYQLMGVYDQKLIEPLSRVLVNLGIEKAFVVHGMEGLDEVSITGETLVGEVNEGEINIYTVRPEDFGLKSASLQDIQGGDLGYNLKIALSILEGKDNSPKTDFVAINAAFALKVVGIVDNIKEGIELAKETIYSKKAYQILEKLRDFN
- the glmU gene encoding bifunctional UDP-N-acetylglucosamine diphosphorylase/glucosamine-1-phosphate N-acetyltransferase GlmU, whose amino-acid sequence is MGHHHEKHIAIILAAGKGTRFKSKKPKVIHKILGKPMIHYVSLAARWSNPEKIIYVVGHEKQQVIKAINCLNCVYVEQEEQLGTGHAVAQTKPYWENFDGIVMILNGDLPLVEGETLKNAVKYMEALLKFEGAFVEGNVDPNYRNENIAGVVITTIVPNPLGYGRIIKDKNHRIIKIVEEKDATHEEQQINEINTGIYLFYAPYLKQVIDKLENNNAQKEYYLTDVIQLLNEMGKEVYALLVPDYTQFIGVNDRWDLAKAENILRMKYLQFWSYAGTTFHNPETVYIEFDVELSPDVEIYQGVSLKGRTTIGEDTVIEENATIINSKIGKNVKILKGSIIEDSVIEDNAVIGPYARIRNNSVIKQNAQIGNFVEIKNSTIGENTAAKHLTYLGDAEIGKDVNIGAGTITCNYDGFQKHKTVIKDKAFIGSDTMLVAPVTIGEEAITGSGSVITKDVPDKALAIERNQQKIIENYAEKRKKKHEK